ACCGAAGAAACCGTGACGCTGATCGTCAAGCACCGGGTCAAGGCCGGGTTTGAACAGCCCTACGAAGCCTGGCTGCGCAATATCGTCAGCGTGGCGGGGCGTGAAGAAGGGCACCTGGGCGTGGACGTGATGCGCAGCAAACAGGGTGGCCTCGCACTGTTCACCTGCGTGCTGCGTTATTGCTCGACCGAAGCGATGCAGCGCTGGCTCGATTCGCCGCAGCGTCAGAAGCTGATCGAAGAAGCGGCGCCGATGCTCGCCGACGGCGACCAGACCGAGGTCAATGCGGCCAACGAGTTCTGGTTCACCCCGCTGGTCGACGCCGCCACGCCACCACCACGCTGGAAGCAGGCGGTGGTCTCACTTTTCGTGATCCTGCCACACACCTTGCTGGTGCCCTTGATCTGGGGGCCGTTGCTCAAACTCAACGGGTTTCTCTCCAACTATGTGGTCGCCACGTTCCTGATCACCCTGACCATCGTGGTGTCGGTGGTCTACGTGTGCATGCCGGCCGCGACTCGTCTGTTCGCGCCATGGCTGGCGGCCAGTCAGTCCCATGAACACCTGGAATCCAATGCCAATCCGCCGCGCTGAGCCGGCGGGTATGGACTTCGTTTCACTTATCTCGAAGGAACTGCGATGAACGCCGATCTGATTCTGTTCAATGGCCAATTTCATACGGTAGACCGCGAAAAACCTCTCGCCAGTGCCGTGGCGATCAAGGACGGACGCTTTGTCGTCGTCGGCAACGATACGCAGGCCATGGCCCTGCGCGGTGCCGGCACCCAGGTGGTCGATCTCAAGGGCCGCTGTGTGATTCCCGGCCTCAACGACTCGCACTTGCACCTGATCCGTGGCGGCCTGAACTACAACCTCGAACTGCGCTGGGAAGGTGTGCCGTCACTGGCCGATGCGCTGCGCATGCTCAAGGATCAGGCCGACCGTACGCCAACCCCGCAATGGGTGCGCGTGGTGGGGGGCTGGAACGAATTCCAGTTCGCCGAAAAACGCATGCCGACCCTCGAAGAAATCAACCAGGCAGCGCCGGATACCCCGGTGTTCATCCTGCATCTGTATGACCGCGCCTTGCTCAACCGCGCCGCATTGCGCGTCGCCGGCTACACCCGCGACACGCCGAACCCGCCGGGCGGCGAGATCGTGCGCGATGCCAACGGCAATCCGACCGGCATGCTGGTGGCGCGACCAAACGCGATGATTCTGTACTCGACCCTGGCCAAGGGGCCGAAGCTGCCGCTGGAGTATCAGGTCAACTCGACCCGTCAATTCATGCGCGAACTCAATCGCCTCGGCCTGACCAGCGCCATCGATGCCGGCGGTGGTTTCCAGAACTACCCGGACGATTATCAGGTGATCGAACAACTGGCCAAAGACGACCAGTTGACCGTGCGTATCGCCTACAACCTGTTCACCCAGAAGCCCAAAGAAGAGCTGACCGATTTCCAGAACTGGACCGGCAGCGTCAAGTTGCATCAGGGCGATGACTTCCTGCGTCACAACGGCGCTGGCGAGATGCTGGTGTTCTCGGCAGCGGACTTCGAAGACTTCCTCGAACCGCGCCCGGACCTGCCGCAGACCATGGAACAGGAACTGGAGCCGGTGGTGCGCCACCTGGTCGAGCAACGCTGGCCGTTCCGTCTGCACGCCACCTACAACGAATCCATCAGCCGCATGCTGGATGTGTTCGAGAAGGTCAACCGCGACATCCCGTTCAACGGCTTGCCGTGGTTCTTCGACCACGCCGAAACCATCACCCCGCAGAACATCGAGCGAGTGAAGGCGCTGGGCGGCGGCATCGCGATTCAGGATCGCATGGCGTTCCAGGGCGAATACTTCGTCGATCGCTACGGCAAGCAAGCCGCCGAAGCCACGCCACCGATCAAACGCATGCTCGCCGAAGGCGTGCCGGTCGGCGCGGGTACCGATGCCACCCGGGTATCGAGCTACAACCCGTGGACTTCGCTGTTCTGGATGGTCAGCGGTCGCACCGTTGGCGGCCTGGCGCTGTACGAAGAGGGCTTGCCTCGCACCACCGCGCTGGAACTGTTCACCCACGGCAGTGCCTGGTTCTCGTCCGAGCAGGGCAAGAAGGGTCAGATCAAGGTCGGGCAACTGGCGGATCTGGCGGCACTGAGCGCGGACTTCTTCCACGTCGAAGAAGAAGCGATCAAGTGGATCGAGTCGGTACTGACCGTGGTCGGCGGCAAGATCGTTTACTCCGCCGGCGACTTCGAAGACCTCGGCCCGCGTGCCTTGCCGGTGCTGCCGGACTGGTCGCCAGTGGTCAAAGTCCCTGGCCACTGGCGCCCGAATTCGCCATTGCAGGCCCAGGTGCACCAGTGCAGCGGCCCGTGCGCAGTGCATACCCACAGCCATGAAAAAGCCCGGATGTCGAATGCGCCGGTCAGCGATTTCGCCGGTTTCTGGGGTGCGTTCGGTTGTTCCTGTTTCGCTTTCTGATCCCGTAAACGGCGTCGGTCTTCGTGGCCGGCGCTTGCCGCATCACCCATCCCCGAGGAGTTTCACATGAGCAACGTTCCTTACAAACGCCTGAACAAAGACGACGCCGTGGTGCTGCTGGTCGACCACCAGACCGGTCTGATCTCGCTGGTGCAGGATTTCTCGCCGAACGAGTTCAAGAACAACGTGCTGGCCCTGGGCGACATCGCCAAGTTCTTCAAGCTGCCAACCATCCTCACTACCAGCTTCGACAGCGGCCCGAACGGCCCGATCGTGCCGGAGCTGAAAGCACAATTCCCGGACGCGCC
This genomic window from Pseudomonas kribbensis contains:
- a CDS encoding antibiotic biosynthesis monooxygenase, translated to MSDTQSLRKPGTEETVTLIVKHRVKAGFEQPYEAWLRNIVSVAGREEGHLGVDVMRSKQGGLALFTCVLRYCSTEAMQRWLDSPQRQKLIEEAAPMLADGDQTEVNAANEFWFTPLVDAATPPPRWKQAVVSLFVILPHTLLVPLIWGPLLKLNGFLSNYVVATFLITLTIVVSVVYVCMPAATRLFAPWLAASQSHEHLESNANPPR
- a CDS encoding amidohydrolase; amino-acid sequence: MNADLILFNGQFHTVDREKPLASAVAIKDGRFVVVGNDTQAMALRGAGTQVVDLKGRCVIPGLNDSHLHLIRGGLNYNLELRWEGVPSLADALRMLKDQADRTPTPQWVRVVGGWNEFQFAEKRMPTLEEINQAAPDTPVFILHLYDRALLNRAALRVAGYTRDTPNPPGGEIVRDANGNPTGMLVARPNAMILYSTLAKGPKLPLEYQVNSTRQFMRELNRLGLTSAIDAGGGFQNYPDDYQVIEQLAKDDQLTVRIAYNLFTQKPKEELTDFQNWTGSVKLHQGDDFLRHNGAGEMLVFSAADFEDFLEPRPDLPQTMEQELEPVVRHLVEQRWPFRLHATYNESISRMLDVFEKVNRDIPFNGLPWFFDHAETITPQNIERVKALGGGIAIQDRMAFQGEYFVDRYGKQAAEATPPIKRMLAEGVPVGAGTDATRVSSYNPWTSLFWMVSGRTVGGLALYEEGLPRTTALELFTHGSAWFSSEQGKKGQIKVGQLADLAALSADFFHVEEEAIKWIESVLTVVGGKIVYSAGDFEDLGPRALPVLPDWSPVVKVPGHWRPNSPLQAQVHQCSGPCAVHTHSHEKARMSNAPVSDFAGFWGAFGCSCFAF